The Clostridium beijerinckii genomic sequence CAGATGCAGTTGAAAAAAGGCTTACTATAAGTATTCCAATTAAAGAAAGAATTTTCCTAGCATTGCCTATTATAGGAATGAATACTCCGACTAACATAGAAGGGATTTCACCGCATGTTGAAATTACAGAAGAAGTATCAAATTTAGTAAATCATATATTAGAGCGCATTAAATATGACATGGGTTTAAATATTACGCTAGATGATATCTTGAAAGATTTTGTATACCATATGGCCTTCTTGGTAAATCGTTTAAAGTATGGGGTCCATATTCATAATCCTATAGTAGATGAGATCAGGAAAAAATATAAAGTAGCGTACAAAATGGCAGAGTTAGCGCGAGATGTTATTGAGAAAAGTCTTGATGTAAAAATGACGCAAGATGAAGTTGGATTTATAGCAGCATACTTTGGAGTTTTTATTTCAGAACAGCAAATAGAAAAAAGTAAAATATACAAAGTAGCAGTTATATGCGGAACTGGAAGAGTTACAGCTAGGTTGGTTGCTAGTCAATTAAAAGGTATTTTTGATGCGAACACAGTTATAGATTTGTATTCAGATAGCACAGTTACTAGCGAAATACTAGATAAGTACAATTTGGTTCTATCTACTGTCCAAGCTAACTTTAAGACAACAGCCACTGTAATATATTTAGAGAAAATATTTGATGAAGAAGCGCTGAAGAAAAGAATAAAAAGTATTAAGTATATAGATAAATTAGACATGCCATCCATGCAGGGAATGGATTCTATATTACTAAGTATTTTAGATGAAGATACCTTCTTTATTTTGGATAATCAATTGAGTTATTTAGAAAATGTTGATCATATGATTGATAATCTATACTCAAAAGGTTATGTAGACGATGGATTTAAGGAAAGAATAAGAAAAAGAGAAGAAAAATCTACGATGGTTTTTAATGAATCTATAGCATTTCCTCATACTATCAATTATGAAAATGATGAAATAGTAGTCAGTCTAGGAATAATTTCAGAAAAGGCTGGAGAAAACAATCAAAGAAAACTAGTATTCTTGGTAGGACTTCCAGAACAAACTAAGGATGATACACTCTTAGTTAAAATTTATGATGAAATTATAGCTATTGCCAATGATAAGAATACCATTGAAGCTCTTTCAAAGGTAAAAAGTTATAAAGAATTAATTCTACATTTTACAAAAGAAAACGATATATTTGATTTATAAGTAGGAGGTTTATGATGAATTTTTGGTTTTTGATTATATGCTTTGGAATTGCATTTATACTCCAATATATACTAACATTTGCTCAAATGAAAAGTTTCACGGCTTACTATAGTAAATTGCGAAGAAGAGGAAGAGTTGCCATTGGTAAAGTAAAAGGTGGTTTCCGTGCTGGATGTATTGCAATGTTTGCTATCGATCAAAATGGAATTATACTTGAAGGCGGTTATATGCAAGGAATAACAGTACTTGCAAGGGTTAAGAAACTAAACGGATTTGAAGGAAAAGATGTTGGTAGATTAACTCAAGCAGATTGTAAGAACTTAGCTAAACCATTAACCAAAGCAGTACTAGAAGCCTCTTCCAATTATAACGTTATTATGGGCGGTGGCGAAGTTGTAGAACCTCAAAGTCCATTACAAAGATTAGGTAATATTTTTACAGCTAAAAAATTAAAAGCTCACAATTAGAAAGGAGATATTAATATGGACGCAATTGTTTATTTTGCAAAAGGATTTATGTATTTATTTGAAGTTGGTGGAAATACATTTGTTAGTTGGGTAACAGGAATTATCCCAAAGGTATTATTACTTTTAGTTTTTATGAATTCAATAATTGCTTTTATTGGACAAGATAAAGTTGATAGATTTGCAAAGTTTGCATCTAGAAATGTTATATTAGCTTATGGAGTTTTACCATTCCTATCAGCCTTTATGTTAGGTAATCCAATGGCATTATCAATGGGAAAATTTCTTCCTGAAAGAATGAAACCAAGCTACTATGCATCAGCATCGTATCATTGTCATACAAACAGCGGTATTTTTCCTCACATTAACGTAGGTGAAATATTCATTTACCTAGGTATTGCAAATGGTATTACAACTCTTGGCCTTGATCCAACAGCTTTAGGACTTCGTTATTTATTAGTAGGTTTAGTAATGAATTTCTTTGCAGGATGGGTAACTGATTTTACTACAAAGATTGTTATGAGACAACAAGGTATTGAATTAAGTAATCAACTTAAGGCAAATTAGTTTAGGAGGGTATTCATATGGAAAAATATAATGCAATTAAAATTGTAAAAGGTAGTGGAGGCTTTGGCGGTCCACTTACAGTAAAACCTGAAGAAGGAAAAGATACATTATTATATATTACAGGTGGTGGAGCTGAACCTGAAATTGTAGAAAAGATTGTTAACTTAACAGGATGTAAAGCGGTAAATGGATTTAAAACATCTGTACCAGAGGAACAAATTTTCTTAGTTATTATTGATTGTGGTGGAACACTTCGCTGTGGAATATACCCACAAAAGAGAATTCCGACAATAAATGTTATGCCAGTAGGTAAAAGTGGGCCTTTAGCAAAATTCATTACAGAAGACATCTATGTATCTGCAGTTGGTTTAAATCAAATTTCTTTAGCTGATTCAAGTGCAGAACCTATAAAGAGCACAAAAGCGCCTGAAGAAGGAAAAAGAGAATTTAAATATAGTGCGGATAAGAAAGTATCACAAAGTTTGGCTGAAAACAGTAAATCAAGCATTGTTCAAAAAATTGGTATGGGAGCAGGTAAAGTTGTAAATACACTATACCAAGCAGGCCGTGATGCAGTTCAATCGATGATTACAACAATATTACCATTCATGGCATTTGTTGCGATGTTAATAGGAATTATACAAGGTTCGGGATTTGGTAATTGGTTCGCTAAAATATTAGTACCATTAGCAGGAAACGGAATTGGACTTATGATTCTTGGATTCATATGCTCTATTCCTCTATTATCAGCATTACTTGGACCAGGTGCAGTTATAGCACAAATCGTAGGTACTTTAATTGGTGTTGAAATAGGTAAAGGGACTATTCCTCCAAGCTTAGCATTACCAGCATTATTCGCTATTAATACACAATGTGCATGTGACTTTATTCCAGTAGGTTTAGGTCTAGCTGAAGCAGAACCAGAAACAGTAGAGGTTGGTGTTCCATCTGTATTGTATTCACGTTTCATGATTGGTGTACCTAGAGTAGCAGTTGCATGGGTTGCAAGTATAGGATTGTATCAATAAACTATAAAATTTATTTAATTGCGATTGAGTGGTTCTTATGAATTGCTCAATTGCACCAAGGAAAATACATTGCTGATTTAGATGCAAGGAGTGGAATAAAAGGAGGGTTATCCATAGTGAAATTAATTATTGATGATGTAAATATTGAAAAAATAAAAGATGTTTTCAGCATATTCCCAATTGATGGTGTAACTAGTAATCCGAGTATTTTGTATAAGTATGGAAAACAGCCGTATGAAATATTAAGAGAAATACGTGAATTTATTGGAGAAAACTCGGAATTACATGTACAGGTGATTTCTGAAAGTTCAGAAGGTATGCTTAAAGAAGCACATAAAATTATTAAAGAGCTAGGTAAAAATACTTATGTAAAGATACCTGTAACTAGAGAGGGGTTAAAGGTTATAAAAATTCTTAGAAAAGAAGAAATTAATGTTACTGCTACCGCTATATATACTCAAATGCAAGCATATCTAGCTGGAAAAGCAGGTGCTCAATATGCTGCTCCATATGTAAACCGAATTGATAATTTGGGAGCAAATGGTGTTCAAGTGGCAAAAGACATTCACGATATTTTTGAGAAAAACAATTTAAAAACAGAAGTATTAGCAGCTAGTTTTAAGAATTCACAACAAGTATTAGAATTATGCAAGTATGGAATTGGAGCGGCTACAATTTCACCTGATGTAATCGAAGGTTTAATTAAAAACGCTTGCGTGGATGTAGCTGTAGAGAACTTTAAAAAAGATTTTGAAATATTATGTGGTCAAGGTAATACCATGTTAAATTGCCGATAATCTAAGTAGCTTAGAATAAATAATAATTTTACAAAGAAATATATTTGAAGGGATGAAAGCATCTATGAGTAGTAAGATAATCTATGAAAATAAAGTAAAAGCCTTAGGAGATTTAGCAGAAACATTCTTAGAAGAAGGAATGATAATATTTTTTGGAGATAATGCACCAGATACACTAGCAGATTACTGTTACTCTATTAATATAAAGGAAGTTAAAGAAACAAT encodes the following:
- a CDS encoding BglG family transcription antiterminator, with product MKYFYTENRSTRILKLIERRHSISVDAIAEKFEVSSKTVKNDVKELNSLLKGSALIDNKQGIYKIYIIDNSKFEEIKTNIYNQKEFLNSPQRRMAFILYKLMNSEEPYLTDDLACEMNVGRTTVISDLKKMREILNNYDLKIIGKTNNGLALKGTELNIRFLVLENLYEMIYGEYELDEDVIDLVKEITDQYQFDTTTFESFIHSLVVTLDRLLNGHTINTLSEKYGELLRSWEFTLVNTISDAVEKRLTISIPIKERIFLALPIIGMNTPTNIEGISPHVEITEEVSNLVNHILERIKYDMGLNITLDDILKDFVYHMAFLVNRLKYGVHIHNPIVDEIRKKYKVAYKMAELARDVIEKSLDVKMTQDEVGFIAAYFGVFISEQQIEKSKIYKVAVICGTGRVTARLVASQLKGIFDANTVIDLYSDSTVTSEILDKYNLVLSTVQANFKTTATVIYLEKIFDEEALKKRIKSIKYIDKLDMPSMQGMDSILLSILDEDTFFILDNQLSYLENVDHMIDNLYSKGYVDDGFKERIRKREEKSTMVFNESIAFPHTINYENDEIVVSLGIISEKAGENNQRKLVFLVGLPEQTKDDTLLVKIYDEIIAIANDKNTIEALSKVKSYKELILHFTKENDIFDL
- a CDS encoding transcriptional regulator GutM, which codes for MNFWFLIICFGIAFILQYILTFAQMKSFTAYYSKLRRRGRVAIGKVKGGFRAGCIAMFAIDQNGIILEGGYMQGITVLARVKKLNGFEGKDVGRLTQADCKNLAKPLTKAVLEASSNYNVIMGGGEVVEPQSPLQRLGNIFTAKKLKAHN
- the srlA gene encoding glucitol/sorbitol-specific PTS transporter subunit IIC, with the protein product MDAIVYFAKGFMYLFEVGGNTFVSWVTGIIPKVLLLLVFMNSIIAFIGQDKVDRFAKFASRNVILAYGVLPFLSAFMLGNPMALSMGKFLPERMKPSYYASASYHCHTNSGIFPHINVGEIFIYLGIANGITTLGLDPTALGLRYLLVGLVMNFFAGWVTDFTTKIVMRQQGIELSNQLKAN
- a CDS encoding PTS glucitol/sorbitol transporter subunit IIB; amino-acid sequence: MEKYNAIKIVKGSGGFGGPLTVKPEEGKDTLLYITGGGAEPEIVEKIVNLTGCKAVNGFKTSVPEEQIFLVIIDCGGTLRCGIYPQKRIPTINVMPVGKSGPLAKFITEDIYVSAVGLNQISLADSSAEPIKSTKAPEEGKREFKYSADKKVSQSLAENSKSSIVQKIGMGAGKVVNTLYQAGRDAVQSMITTILPFMAFVAMLIGIIQGSGFGNWFAKILVPLAGNGIGLMILGFICSIPLLSALLGPGAVIAQIVGTLIGVEIGKGTIPPSLALPALFAINTQCACDFIPVGLGLAEAEPETVEVGVPSVLYSRFMIGVPRVAVAWVASIGLYQ
- a CDS encoding fructose-6-phosphate aldolase; amino-acid sequence: MKLIIDDVNIEKIKDVFSIFPIDGVTSNPSILYKYGKQPYEILREIREFIGENSELHVQVISESSEGMLKEAHKIIKELGKNTYVKIPVTREGLKVIKILRKEEINVTATAIYTQMQAYLAGKAGAQYAAPYVNRIDNLGANGVQVAKDIHDIFEKNNLKTEVLAASFKNSQQVLELCKYGIGAATISPDVIEGLIKNACVDVAVENFKKDFEILCGQGNTMLNCR